TGCCGCTCGGCCTGCGCGGTGACCGTCACGCGGTCGCCCTCGCGGATCATCAGGCCCAGGTTCAGGGCCGCGATCACCCAGCCTTCCAGGTCGTCCACGGCCGTGACGCTCCTGGCGAGGTTCTTCAGGGACGCGCGGCTGATCGTGCCGGTCTTCGTGACGGCCAGCGGGTGCAGGCGCACGCCGCGCAGCACCTCCAGCAGTCGCAGGGGCGTCAGGTCCGTCTGGCCGGGCGCGGCCGGCACCTCGGTCGGGAGGGCCGTGATGGGCGGGGCGGGTTCCGGCGGCAGCAGGGGCCTCAGGCGCGGGTCGAGCAGGACCCGGCTGGGCAGTCGTCCCAGCGGTTCGAACTGGCTGTAGTACGACTGCATCCAGACGTTCGGCAGCGCCTCGGGCAGCAGCAGACCGCCGGTCAGCAGTTCCCACAGGGCAGCGGCCCCGGTGAATTCCGGCACCGAGAAGTCCCCGACCCTGCCCTTCGGACCGCCGAACACGCGCTGGTCGCCGCGCAGGTCCCGCAGGCGCAGGAAGACGTGCAGGTCCCAGCCGTCCATGAATCCGCCCTGACGGGCCACCTCGCTCAGTGCGGCGCGTTCCATGACGCTCAAGCTCGCCACCAGCGTCCGCAGCGCCTCCGGGCTGCTGCGCACCTGACCGATCACCTCGGCCGCGCGGGCGCCACTGCCGACCTTCTCGCCGCTGTACCGGGCCGCGATTCTCTGCTGGTACGCGCGAGGCAGGCGGCTGATGGAATCGTCGAAGTCCTGGGCCTTGCGTTCCTCCAGGGCCGCCACAGCGTCCAGCGCGACCTTCGCGTTGGCTTTCGTGAACGGCCCCTGGTCGGTGGGGCCACTCACGGCTGGCCTCCGGTCACGCGGGGCGTGTGCCCGGCGCGGCGCAGGGCGTCCAGCGCGGCAGCGTCCGTGCCGGGGCGCAGCAGCACGAACGTCGGCGCGAGCCGCTCGGCGACGTGCGGACTCAGCCGCGCGTCGCTCAGCAGGGCGTCCAGGTCCGCCGGGTCCTGCACTTCCAGCAGAATCAGGCCCGCATGCACGGTCAGGCGTTCGGGGATAAAGGTCGGTTCCGGCAGGGCTGGGGCGGCCTTCGCGCGTGACGCTCTGCCCGGTGCGGGCGCGGCGGGCGTCCCTTCAGGTGTGGCCTTGGGGGGACGTCCGCGTCGTTTGGGTGTCTGGTCGGTCATGAGGTACGTGCATCCTGCGCACTGAACGGTGCGCTGTCAATGCACGCCACGCCCGGCGCTCAGAGTTCGCTCTCGTCGATGATGTCGTACGTGTAGCCCTGCTCCGCGAGGAACAGCTGCCGGTGGTGCGCGTAATCCTCCTCGACGGTTTCGCGGGTGACCAGCGAGTAGAAGTGCGCGCCGCGCCCGTCCGCCTTGGGGCGCAGCAGCCGCCCGAGCCGCTGCGCTTCCTCCTGCCGGGACCCGAACGCGCCGGACACCTGCACGAGCACCTCGGCGTCCGGGAGGTCCAGCGCGAAATTCCCGACTTTCGAGAGCAGCAGCGTGCGCAGCCGCCCCTCGCGGAACGCCTGGAACAGCCGCTCGCGCTCGCGCTGCGGGGTCTTCCCGGTGATCAGCGGCGCCTCGAGGTCAGCGGCCATCAGTTCCAGCTGGTCCAGGTACGCGCCGATCACCAGGGTCGGCACGTCCGGGTGGCGGGCCAGGACGGCGCGCAGCGCGGCGCGCTTGGCGGGGTTCACGGCGGCCAGCCCGTGCTTCTGCCGGTCGGGCGCGGCGGCGTACGCGGGCCGCTCGTCGGCCGGGAGACGCAAGCGCACCTCGGCGCAGGTGGCGGCCGCGATCCAGCCCTGCGCTTCCAGGGTCTTCCAGGGCTGGTCGTAGCGTTTCGGGCCGATCAGGGCGAACACGTCGCCCTCGCGGCCGTCCTCGCGGCCGTCCTCGCGGACCAGGGTGGCGGTCAGGCCCAGGCGGCGGCGGGCCTGCACGCCGGCCGTCAGGCGGAACACCGGGGCGGGCAGCAGGTGCACCTCGTCGTAGATGATCAGGCCCCACTCGGCCGCGCCGATCAGGCTCATGTGCGGATGCTCCTCCCCGGCGGGCGCTCCGGGGCGGCGGTGCGTGAGCATCTGGTACGTGCACAGCGTCACGGGGGCCAGTTCCCGCCCGGCGGGGCGGCCCGGCGCGTACTCCTGCACGTCGTCCGGGGTCAGGTCCGTCTTGGCGAGCAGTTCGCGTTGCCACTGGTTCACGCTGGTGCGGTTGGTGGTCAGCACCAGCGTCCGCTGCCCCACGAGGCTCATGGCGACCATGCCGACCACGGTCTTGCCCGCACCGGGCGCGAGGACGACCACGCCGGACCCGCCGGTGTCGCTGCCGCCCTGGTAGAACGCCTGCGCCGCCTCCCGCTGGTAGTCGCGCACCGTCAGGTCCGGCGCGAGGGTCACGGGGAACGCCGCCCCCTGGGTGTACCCGGCGCGGTCGTCCACAGGCCACCCGGCGTCCATCAGGGCGCGCTTGAGTTCCCCGCGCGCTCCGGCGTCCACCGTGTACACCACGTCGCTCATGCGTTCGCGCAGCAGCGGTCCCACGGCCTTGTGGCGGGCCAGTTCGCTCAGCAGCGGGCCGTCGCCGGGCGCGGCGGACAGGATCAGGGCCTCGTCGAAGCGGTCCAGGGTCAGGCGGCCCCAGCGGCCCACCAGTTCGCGGATGTCGGTCACGACGTTCCCCGGCAGCGGGAATTTCGCGTGTCCTTCGAGTGCGCCCAGCATGGCGTCGGCGGTCATGCCGGTGCTCGCGGCGTTCCACAGCGACAGCGGGCTCACGCGGTACGTGTGCAGGTGCTCGGGGCTGCTGACGAGTTCCGCAAACGGCGCGATGGCCGCGCGGGCCTCGTCGGCGCGGGGGTTGAACGCCTCCAGGAAGAGGCTGCGGTCTGCCTGCACGATCAGCGGGTTCAGGGGATCGGTCGCCATACGCCCGGCAGCATAGCGGCGGCGGGCTGGAATGCGCGTATGGTGGGCCGCGATGCCCCGCCCTTCCCTGCCCGCCCTGTCCTCCCGGCGCGGCCGGTCCGCGTGACCGCGCCCGCCGTCACGCGCGTCTCCCGGCCCCTGCGCGGCGCGGCCCTGCTGGCGGGCGCGCTGCTGCTGTTCGCGTGCCTGGACGCCACGGTCAAGCACCTGACGGCCGAGTACCCGGTCCCGCTGGTCGCCAGCGTCCGCTACGGGGTGCAACTGCTGCTGATGACGGCCCTGCTCGCGCCGTCGCGCGGGCGGACCATGCTGGTCACGCAGCGGCCCTGGCTGGTCGCGGCGCGCTCGCTGACGCTGGTGCTGCTGACCCTGCTGATGAACTCCGCGCTGCAACGCCTGCCGCTGGCCGAGGCGACGGCGCTGTCATTCGCGGCGCCGCTGCTGGTCGTGCTGCTGGCCCAGCCGCTGCTGCGCGAACAGGTCGGGTGGCTGCGCGGCGCGGGCGTTCTGGTGGGCTTCGTGGGCGTGCTGCTGATCGCCCGGCCCGGCGGGAACCTCGACCCGCTGGGCGTGACGCTGGCGCTGCTGGCCGCCGGCTCGAACGCCGCGTACCAGCTGCTCTCGCGGCTGCTGAGCGGCACGGAACGCCCGGTCAACCTGCTGTACTCCAGCGCCCTGATCGGTACCGCCTGCTTCGGGCTGCTGCTGCCGTGGTTCCTGACCGGCCCGCCGCTGACGCCCCTGCGCGCCGCGCTGTTCCTGAGCCTGGGCATCACGGGCGGCGGGGGGCACCTGCTGTTCACGCTGGCGTTCCGCGAGGCCCCCGCCTCGTTCCTGGCGCCCATCTCGTACCTGCAACTCGTGTGGGCCGCGCTGCTGGGCCTGCTGATCTTCGGTCACGTCCCCGACCCGCTGGCTCTGACCGGCATGGGCATCCTGCTCGCAGCGGGCGTCAGCGTGGCCGCCTTCGGGGGCCGGGGAAAATAGGAGAGTAGTTCTGCGGCTGATACAGACTCCGGTTGAAAGGTTTGCAAAAGCTTTCAACCCGAGCGGAGCGAGCAGGAGAGAAACGGGTTTCGGGCGTGGAGTTGGCAACCCGGTGCAGTGCTGGGTTATCAACGAAACAGACGGAATCCGTATGAGGGGACGGCAGCCCACCAGGGAGCAGGCTGCTGCGTGAGATTCCCGCCAGTTCGCTGAACATTGAATCGTTCAGCCGACCCCTACACTGCGGGCATGAGTTCCCCTGATCCTGCCCGTACCGCCCTGATCGTCGGTTCGACCGGCCTGTCCGGCAGTACCCTCACCCGCCTGTTGCTCTCGCAGGGCTGGACCGTGTACGGACTGGCCCGCCGGGCGCAGCCGGACCTGCCCGGCCTGATTCCCCTGAACGCCGACCTTCTCCAGCCAGAGTCCGTGCAAACCGCGCTGGCCGGCGTGCGCCCCAGCCACGTGTTCCTGACCTCGTGGGCACGGCAGGACACCGAGGAGCAGAACATTGCCGTGAACAGCGCCATGGTCCGCCACGTCCTGAATGCCCTGCGCCCCCACGGGTCGGTGCGGCACGCCGCGCTCGTCACGGGCCTCAAGCATTACCTGGGGCCGTTCGAGGCGTACGCGCAGGGCGCGCAGCTGCCCGTCACGCCCCTGCGGGAGGACCTGCCGCGCCTGGACCTCCCGAACTTCTATTACGCCCAGGAGGACGAACTGTACGCGGCGGCCGCCCAGGACGGTTTCAGCTGGAGCGTGCACCGCCCCCACACCCTGATCGGGCAGGCCGTCGGGAACGCCATGAATCTCGGCACGACCCTGGCCGCGTACGCCTCGCTGTGCCGTGAGACCGGGCGGCCCTTCCAGTTCCCCGGGTCCGCTGCGCAGTGGAACGGCCTGTCGGACGTGACCGACGCCCGCATCCTGGCCCAGCAGATGCTGTGGGCCGCCGAGACCGAAGCGGCGCACGACACCGCCTTCAACGTGGTGAACGGCGACGTGTTCCGCTGGAGCTGGCTGTGGGGCCGCCTCGCGGACTGGTTCGGCGTGGAGGCCGCCGGGTTTGACGGCACGGTGCGGCCCATGCAGGACTCGCTGGCCGGGATGGAAGGCGCGTGGCGCGACCTGGCCGGACGGTACGGACTGGCCGAACCGGACCTGCACCGGCTGGCGTCCGCGTGGCATACCGACCTGGACCTGAGCCGCCCGATCGAGGTGATGACCGACATGACCCGCAGCCGTCAACTGGGCTTCAGCGACTACCAGAGCACCGAGGCGTCCTTCTTCGACCTGTTCGCGCAACTGGAACAGCAGCGCCTGATCCCGCCGCGCCGCTGAACGCCGCACCCGGCCTCAACCCAGGCCATACCCGCCCATGAGAGCGGCCCGGACGTGATGTCCGGGCCTCCTTTCCTGCCTGTGGTGGGGCCTGCTCAGCCTTCCAGCGAGGCGAGGCCGCCGGGTTCCCCCTTGCCTTCGCCCTTGCGGGGCAGGCGCAGGTTCGGCATGGGCAGCGCGGCCAGCAGCGCCAGGAACGCCACGAGGATGCTCACGAGGTAGATGCGGCTGACGGTCGTGGCGAACGCGACCTTGATGGCGCGGCTCACCTTGTCGAGCGTGGTGTCGGCCTGCTTGATCGCGTCGGCCTGCGCGGTGTCCAGGCCCGCCTTGATCTGCGCGACCACGGCCTCGCGGCCCTGCGGTGTGGCGATGGCCGCAGCGGGAATGTTCTTCAGTTGCGTGCCCAGTTCGGCCGGGAACTGCGGGTTGGTAGCGAGAGCCTGCACGGCGGCGATGTTGCCGGTGTTCACGGCGCCGGTCACGGCGGTCAGGGTGCCGTCGAAGCCTTTCCTGATGCCGTCGGCGGTGGCGGCTTTCACGGCGACCGCGTCGAAGCTGGCCTGCGGGCTGCGGCTCTCGCTGGCGCCGCCGGTACCGCCGCTCAGGGCGTCGAGTTGCGCGCGGATGGCGGGGGGCGCGTCGGCCTTGACGGGTTCCAGCTGCCGGCTGATCTGCGTGGGCAGCATGGACGTGAGGATCGCGCCGAACACGGCGGTGCCGATGACGCTGCCGAACTGCTGGAAGAACTGCCCGCTGCTGGTGGCCACGCCGATCTCCCAGGGTTTCACGGCGTTCTGGATGGCGAGGTTGAACAGCGGCAGGGCGGGACCCAGGCCCAGGCCCAGCACGACCATGTACAGCACCACGCGCAGGTACGGCGTGTCGGCGTTCAGGGTGCTGAGCAGCCCGAAGCCGCCCATCATGAGCAGCAGGCCGATGATGATCATGGTCTTGTAGTACCCGAGGCGGGAGGCCAGCTGGCCGCTGCCGATCGCGCCGGCGATCAGGCCCATGGTCAGGGGGATCGTGGCGGTCCCGGCGGCCGTGGCGGACACGCCCTGCACGTTCACGAGGTACAGGCTCAGGAACAGGATCGCGCCCAGGAACGCCGCGCCGATGAAGAAGCGGGCCAGGACGCCCCAGGCGAAGGTGGGGTTCTTGAACAGGCTCAGCGGCAGGATGGGGCTTTCGTGGCGGGACTCGACGAACAGGAACAGGATCAGGGACACGACGCTGGTGGCGAACAGACCCAGCACGGTGGGGCTGGTCCAGGCGTACGTGCCGTCCGCGCCGAAGGTCAGGGCCAGCAGCAGCGGGACGCTGAACACGATGATCAGCAGCGCGCCCAGGTAGTCGATCTTGGGTTTCAGGCCGCTGGCGAGGCGGGGCATCTTCGTGAAGATGAACGCCAGCGCCACGAGGCCGATGGGCAGGTTCACGTAGAACACCCAGCGCCACGAGACGTTGTCGGTCAGGAAACCGCCCAGCAGCGGCCCGATGACGCTGCTCAGGCCGAAGACCGCGCCGAACAGACCCTGGTACTTGCCGCGCTCGGCGGGCGCGAAGATGTCCGCAATGATCGCGAAGGCCACGCTGGTCAGGGCGGCCGCGCCGAAGCCCTGAATGCCGCGGAACACGACCAGTTGCATCATGCCGCTGCCGAACACGTTGTTCAGGAACGGTTCGCCGGACATGCCGCACAGGGCGCTGCCCAGCAGGAACACCACGATCCCGAACATCAGGATGGGCTTGCGGCCGTAGATGTCCGAGAGTTTCCCGTAGATGGGCACCATGGCGGTGCTGGCGAGCAGGTAGGCGGTCGTCACCCAGGAGTACAGGGACAGTCCCTCGAGTTCCTGGGTGATGCGCGGCAGGGCGGTCGAGACGATGGTCTGGTCCAGGGCGCTGAGGAACAGCCCGAGCAGCGTCCCGATCAGGATCAGGCGCTTGGTCGGGAAGTCCAGCGTTTCGGCGTAATCAATGCGGCCCTCTGGGGCCTGCTGGGCGTGGGTCATTCGGTGTCCTCCGGGGTGGGTCGGGCGGGGTCGTTCGGCTGGTGCCGGGCGTCCTGGGCGTGCAGTTCGGCCATGACGGCGGCCACGTTGTCGGCGGCCGCTTCGATCACGTGGCGGCTGACGCGCCCGAACACCTGCTGGTACGTCTCGTTGAAGCGGCGGTCCATGCTGTCCAGGAAGGCGTGGCCGTCTGCCGTGAGGGCCAGCAGTTTGGCGCGGCGGTCGTCCGGATTCTCGCGGCGTTCGGCGAACCCGCGCTGCACGAGGCGGTCGGTGAGGTGACTGGCGGCCGGGAGGCTCAGGCCGGTCAGGTCGGCCAGTCCGCCGATGCTCAGGGCGGCGTGGGCGCGCAGCTGGTGCAGGGCTGTCATCTGCGAGAAGCTCATGTCGTCGCCCTGCAACTGGTCCTGCATGGCGCGCATGAGTTGCCCGGAGACGTAGCGGTGCAGGCCTTTCATCTGTTCGCCCAGGCGCTGGGCGGCGGCGGCGGACGCCGGGTCGGGCGTGAGGGTGGGGTCCGGGGAATTCTGGTTCATCGCGTGGCTGATCTCCTCCTGCCTGCGGCCCCCGCCTGTGTGGGGGTCGGGTCTCCCTCTCGGCGTGAAAGCCGGCTGAATTGCTCTCAATCCTGAAACTATTCAGAGAATTGAATAGTGTTCTGCGCCACAACTATCTAAGTGCGAAAAGAATTCACACCTCGAAACGACCAACTGTACGCCCCACCCACGCGACACGCCATAGGCCAGACGGCCCATACGGACCCAGGGCGGCCCCCACACGGAACGAACCACCCAGCGGAGTGCCGGGCGGTTCGGAGAGCGAGCAGAGTAAAGAGCAGGCGGAACGCAGCGGACCGGATGGCCCGCCGGGGTTCAGCCGGGGTTCAGGTGGGGGCGCCCAGCGCGTGAACGGTCGCGCGGGTCTGCGTGTACAGGTCGCGGTACAGGCCGTACAGGCGGTCGTAGGCAGGGGCCAGTGCCGGGTCGGGTGTCACGTGCGCGCCCGGCTGCACCCAGCGGTCCAGGTCCGCCCGGTCCAGCACGCCCGCCGCGAGGCCCGCCAGGAACGCGTCGCCGAAACTCGCGCCGACCGTCACGGCCGGCACCTCCTGCGCCTCGCCACTGATATCGGACACGATCTGCAACCACGTTCCGCCGCGCGTGCCCCCGCCGACCGCGACGACGCGCCGCACGTCCGCACCCAGGTCCCGGAACGCCTCGATGTTGTGCCGGATGCCGTACCCGACGGCTTCCAGCGCCGCGCGGAACAGGTGCTCGCGGCGGTGCGAGAGGGTCAGGCCCGCCACCACGCCCCGCGCGTGCGGATCGTTGATGGGCGTGCGCTCACCACTGAAGTACGGCAGCATGATCAGGCCGTCCGCGCCGGGGTTCAGGGCGGCGGCCTGCGTGAACAGTTCCTCGTAGGCCGCGCCCGTGTCGTGCTCCCGCGCGAACTCGTCCGCGAACCAGCGGGTCAGGCTGCCGGTCGTGCCCATCCCGGCCGCCAGATTCACCTGCCCCGCGAACGCCCCGCCGACCGACCAGACGCGCGGGTCCGGCGTGGGGGCCTCCTGCACCAGGATGAAGAAGGTGCTGGACCCGTACATGATCATCAGGTCGCCGGGCCGGGACACGCCCACGCTGAGGCCCTCGGCCAGGGCGTCCACCGTGCCGACCGCGACCGGTGTGCCCTCGCGCAGGCCGGTCTGCGCGGCCGCCTGTGCGGTCACGTGCCCGGCCAGTTCGTCACTCCAGGCGAGGCGCGGCAGGCAAGTGAGCGGCGCGCTGCCCAGCACGGGCACGGCGAATTCATCCGTCCAGGCGCGCGTGCGCGGGTCGTACAGCGGCATGAAGTGCGCCCCGGTGTGGTGGTCCATGACGTGCTGACCGGTCAGGCGGAAGGTCAGGTAACTGCCGGCACTGATCAGGGTGGCCGCCTGCGCCCACACGCCGGGTTCCTGCTCGCGCAGCCAGCGGATTTTCGGGCCGATCGCCTGACTGGTCAGGGCCATGCCGCTGTGCGCGAGGATCACGTCCGCGCCGATCTCATCGTTCAGCGCGCCGATCTGGGCGTGCGCGCGGGTGTCCACGCCGTACAGGATGCCGGGCCGCAGCGGCCGGCCCTGCGTGTCCAGCGGCAGCAGGGTCGGGCCGATGGCGCTGCACGCCACGCCCGCCACCCGATCGGCCGCGCCCGGCTCGCGCAGCAACTCCCGGATGATGGCGGCCGTGTCGGCCCACCAAACCCCGTCGGCGTCCTGTTCCACGTGCCCGTGCCGGGGCATGGAGATGCCGTGCGGGATCACGTGCTGCCGCACGATCTGACCGTCCAGCGTCACCAGGACGCCCTTGCTGGAGTACGTGCCGACATCCACGCCGATCAGCAGGTCCCGCACAGGCTGCGGTTCAGGCGACATCGATCATCACCTTCATGGACGTGCGCTTCTCGCGGTCCGCGAACTCGAAGGCCTGCGGCGTCTGCCCGAACGGAAAGCGGTGCGTGACCAGCGCGTCCAGGTTCGCCGCGCCACTCGCCACGAGTTCCACGGCGGCCGGGTAGCAGTTCGCGTAGCGGAACACGCCGCGCAGCGTCACCTCGCGGCTGGCGGCGCTCACGATGTCCAGGCTCACCTCCGGGTCCGGGGGCAGGCCCACCAGCACGGCCACGCCGCCGGGTTTCGGAGCGGCCAGAGTGAGGCGGGTGGTGGGGAGGCTCCCGGCCGTCTCGAAGGCCACGTCCACGCCGCCGTGCGAGAGAGGCAGCCCGTCGCGCGCCGCGCCCAGCTCACGGATGAACGCCAGCGCGTCCCCCGTGCGCGCGTTGAAGGTGTGCGTGGCCCCCACCCGGCGCGCGAGGTCCAGCCGGAAGTCCTCCAGATCCACGGCGATCACGGTCGTTGCGCCCGCCGCGCGCGCCGCCATGACGGTCGTGCAGCCCACCGGTCCCGCGCCCAGCACCGCCACGCTGTCGCCCGGCCGCACGCCGCCCTTACGGACCGCCCACACGCCCACCGCCAGTGGTTCGAGCAGCGCGGCCGCGTCGTCCGAGACGCTGTCCGGCACCGGGTACACGAAATCGTCCGGCCAGTTCAGGTACTCGCTGAGCGCGCCGTCCACCGGGGGCGTCGCCATGAACGCCATGTCCGGGCAGAGGTTGTACGCCCCGGAGCGGCAGTACCCGCAGCGG
The DNA window shown above is from Deinococcus aquaticus and carries:
- a CDS encoding DNA repair helicase XPB, translated to MATDPLNPLIVQADRSLFLEAFNPRADEARAAIAPFAELVSSPEHLHTYRVSPLSLWNAASTGMTADAMLGALEGHAKFPLPGNVVTDIRELVGRWGRLTLDRFDEALILSAAPGDGPLLSELARHKAVGPLLRERMSDVVYTVDAGARGELKRALMDAGWPVDDRAGYTQGAAFPVTLAPDLTVRDYQREAAQAFYQGGSDTGGSGVVVLAPGAGKTVVGMVAMSLVGQRTLVLTTNRTSVNQWQRELLAKTDLTPDDVQEYAPGRPAGRELAPVTLCTYQMLTHRRPGAPAGEEHPHMSLIGAAEWGLIIYDEVHLLPAPVFRLTAGVQARRRLGLTATLVREDGREDGREGDVFALIGPKRYDQPWKTLEAQGWIAAATCAEVRLRLPADERPAYAAAPDRQKHGLAAVNPAKRAALRAVLARHPDVPTLVIGAYLDQLELMAADLEAPLITGKTPQRERERLFQAFREGRLRTLLLSKVGNFALDLPDAEVLVQVSGAFGSRQEEAQRLGRLLRPKADGRGAHFYSLVTRETVEEDYAHHRQLFLAEQGYTYDIIDESEL
- a CDS encoding DMT family transporter, yielding MVGRDAPPFPARPVLPARPVRVTAPAVTRVSRPLRGAALLAGALLLFACLDATVKHLTAEYPVPLVASVRYGVQLLLMTALLAPSRGRTMLVTQRPWLVAARSLTLVLLTLLMNSALQRLPLAEATALSFAAPLLVVLLAQPLLREQVGWLRGAGVLVGFVGVLLIARPGGNLDPLGVTLALLAAGSNAAYQLLSRLLSGTERPVNLLYSSALIGTACFGLLLPWFLTGPPLTPLRAALFLSLGITGGGGHLLFTLAFREAPASFLAPISYLQLVWAALLGLLIFGHVPDPLALTGMGILLAAGVSVAAFGGRGK
- a CDS encoding SDR family oxidoreductase encodes the protein MSSPDPARTALIVGSTGLSGSTLTRLLLSQGWTVYGLARRAQPDLPGLIPLNADLLQPESVQTALAGVRPSHVFLTSWARQDTEEQNIAVNSAMVRHVLNALRPHGSVRHAALVTGLKHYLGPFEAYAQGAQLPVTPLREDLPRLDLPNFYYAQEDELYAAAAQDGFSWSVHRPHTLIGQAVGNAMNLGTTLAAYASLCRETGRPFQFPGSAAQWNGLSDVTDARILAQQMLWAAETEAAHDTAFNVVNGDVFRWSWLWGRLADWFGVEAAGFDGTVRPMQDSLAGMEGAWRDLAGRYGLAEPDLHRLASAWHTDLDLSRPIEVMTDMTRSRQLGFSDYQSTEASFFDLFAQLEQQRLIPPRR
- a CDS encoding MDR family MFS transporter, with product MTHAQQAPEGRIDYAETLDFPTKRLILIGTLLGLFLSALDQTIVSTALPRITQELEGLSLYSWVTTAYLLASTAMVPIYGKLSDIYGRKPILMFGIVVFLLGSALCGMSGEPFLNNVFGSGMMQLVVFRGIQGFGAAALTSVAFAIIADIFAPAERGKYQGLFGAVFGLSSVIGPLLGGFLTDNVSWRWVFYVNLPIGLVALAFIFTKMPRLASGLKPKIDYLGALLIIVFSVPLLLALTFGADGTYAWTSPTVLGLFATSVVSLILFLFVESRHESPILPLSLFKNPTFAWGVLARFFIGAAFLGAILFLSLYLVNVQGVSATAAGTATIPLTMGLIAGAIGSGQLASRLGYYKTMIIIGLLLMMGGFGLLSTLNADTPYLRVVLYMVVLGLGLGPALPLFNLAIQNAVKPWEIGVATSSGQFFQQFGSVIGTAVFGAILTSMLPTQISRQLEPVKADAPPAIRAQLDALSGGTGGASESRSPQASFDAVAVKAATADGIRKGFDGTLTAVTGAVNTGNIAAVQALATNPQFPAELGTQLKNIPAAAIATPQGREAVVAQIKAGLDTAQADAIKQADTTLDKVSRAIKVAFATTVSRIYLVSILVAFLALLAALPMPNLRLPRKGEGKGEPGGLASLEG
- a CDS encoding MarR family winged helix-turn-helix transcriptional regulator, which gives rise to MNQNSPDPTLTPDPASAAAAQRLGEQMKGLHRYVSGQLMRAMQDQLQGDDMSFSQMTALHQLRAHAALSIGGLADLTGLSLPAASHLTDRLVQRGFAERRENPDDRRAKLLALTADGHAFLDSMDRRFNETYQQVFGRVSRHVIEAAADNVAAVMAELHAQDARHQPNDPARPTPEDTE
- a CDS encoding FGGY-family carbohydrate kinase is translated as MSPEPQPVRDLLIGVDVGTYSSKGVLVTLDGQIVRQHVIPHGISMPRHGHVEQDADGVWWADTAAIIRELLREPGAADRVAGVACSAIGPTLLPLDTQGRPLRPGILYGVDTRAHAQIGALNDEIGADVILAHSGMALTSQAIGPKIRWLREQEPGVWAQAATLISAGSYLTFRLTGQHVMDHHTGAHFMPLYDPRTRAWTDEFAVPVLGSAPLTCLPRLAWSDELAGHVTAQAAAQTGLREGTPVAVGTVDALAEGLSVGVSRPGDLMIMYGSSTFFILVQEAPTPDPRVWSVGGAFAGQVNLAAGMGTTGSLTRWFADEFAREHDTGAAYEELFTQAAALNPGADGLIMLPYFSGERTPINDPHARGVVAGLTLSHRREHLFRAALEAVGYGIRHNIEAFRDLGADVRRVVAVGGGTRGGTWLQIVSDISGEAQEVPAVTVGASFGDAFLAGLAAGVLDRADLDRWVQPGAHVTPDPALAPAYDRLYGLYRDLYTQTRATVHALGAPT
- a CDS encoding NAD(P)-dependent alcohol dehydrogenase, whose translation is MILNSRTSLLTGPRTLGWEQRAVTAPGAREVRVRVTRVGVCGSDVHYFSHGRIGPFVVNGPLVLGHEVSGVVDAVGDGVTRVRPGDRVALEPGVPCRRCGYCRSGAYNLCPDMAFMATPPVDGALSEYLNWPDDFVYPVPDSVSDDAAALLEPLAVGVWAVRKGGVRPGDSVAVLGAGPVGCTTVMAARAAGATTVIAVDLEDFRLDLARRVGATHTFNARTGDALAFIRELGAARDGLPLSHGGVDVAFETAGSLPTTRLTLAAPKPGGVAVLVGLPPDPEVSLDIVSAASREVTLRGVFRYANCYPAAVELVASGAANLDALVTHRFPFGQTPQAFEFADREKRTSMKVMIDVA